From Fusarium oxysporum f. sp. lycopersici 4287 chromosome 10, whole genome shotgun sequence, the proteins below share one genomic window:
- a CDS encoding NADH dehydrogenase translates to MASSARAMTALSRVGQMAPSSRIATRALSTASKTSARPSIAMKLNNSGRIAFRRAYADEAPKPKPKPGKIRRTLRWTWRLTYLSLGALVGYTCYVIYDDRHPQEQYQPDPSKKTLVVLGSGWGSVGLLKNLDTENYNVIVVSPRNYFLFTPLLPSCTTGLIEHRSIMEPVRTILRHKKGAVKYYEAEASSVDPDRKVVKIKDNTEGKGPHSQTEIPYDMLVIGVGAENATFGIPGVRENSCFLKEIGDAQLIRKKIMDCVERASFKGQSQEEIDRLMHMVVVGGGPTGVEFAGELRDFFEDDIKKLIPEISHRFKVTLIEALPNVLPSFSKQLIEYTENTLREENIDIKLKTMVKRVTEDFVEAECAGPDGTKQTLRIPYGLLVWATGNAVRPIVRDLMSKVPAQKDSRRGLAVNEYLVVQGTRDIWAVGDCAVAGYAPTAQVASQEGSFLARLFNNMAKTDSQEARIKELSSSLNLKQGNSAEVAAEIESLEKQLRRIKDVKPFRYSHQGSLAYIGSEKAVADVPWFNGNIASGGGLTYLFWRSAYLSMCFSTRNRVLVAVDWLKSKAFGRDVSRE, encoded by the exons ATGGCTTCCTCCGCGCGAGCCATGACGGCCCTCTCCCGGGTCGGCCAGATGGCCCCCAGCAGTCGCATTGCGACTCGCGCCCTTTCTACTGCCTCCAAGACCTCTGCTCGACCTTCTATCGCCATGAAACTCAACAACTCTGGCCGCATTGCCTTCCGAAGAGCCTATGCTGACGAGGCacccaagcccaagcccaagcctggCAAGATTCGACGAACCCTCCGATGGACATGGAGACTCACATACCTCTCTCTCGGTGCTCTCGTCGGTTACACATGTTACGTTATCTACGATGACCGCCACCCTCAAGAGCAGTACCAGCCTGACCCTTCCAAGAAGACTCTTGTCGTTTTGG GATCCGGTTGGGGCTCTGTCGGTCTCCTGAAGAACCTCGACACCGAGAACTACAATGTCATCGTCGTCTCTCCTCGCAACTACTTCCTCTTCACTCCCCTCCTGCCTTCATGCACAACCGGTCTTATTGAGCACCGCTCAATCATGGAGCCTGTCCGCACTATCCTCCGCCACAAGAAGGGTGCCGTTAAGTACTACGAAGCTGAGGCTTCCTCTGTTGACCCTGATCGCAaggttgtcaagatcaaggacaaCACCGAGGGCAAGGGCCCTCACTCTCAGACTGAGATCCCCTACGACATGCTCGTCATTGGTGTCGGTGCTGAGAATGCCACTTTCGGTATTCCCGGTGTCCGCGAGAACAGTTGCTTCCTCAAGGAGATTGGTGATGCCCAGCTGATCCGCAAGAAGATTATGGACTGTGTTGAGCGCGCTTCTTTCAAGGGTCAATCCCAAGAAGAGATCGACCGTCTCATGCACATGGtcgttgttggtggtggtccTACTGGTGTCGAGTTCGCTGGAGAGCTCCGTGATTTCTTCGAGGACGACATCAAGAAGCTGATTCCCGAGATCAGCCACCGCTTCAAGGTCACTCTTATTGAGGCCCTTCCCAACGTTCTCCCTTCTTTCTCCAAGCAGCTCATTGAGTACACCGAGAACACCCTGCGCGAGGAGAACATTGACATCAAACTCAAGACCATGGTCAAGAGGGTGACAGAGGActttgttgaggctgagtgCGCTGGTCCTGATGGCACCAAGCAAACTCTCCGTATCCCTTACGGTCTGCTTGTCTGGGCTACCGGAAACGCTGTTCGCCCCATTGTCCGTGACCTCATGAGCAAGGTTCCCGCCCAGAAGGATTCTCGCCGTGGTCTTGCTGTCAACGAGTACCTTGTTGTCCAGGGCACCCGCGATATCTGGGCCGTCGGTGACTGCGCCGTTGCTGGCTACGCCCCTACTGCTCAGGTCGCTTCCCAGGAGGGTTCTTTCCTGGCCCGCCTGTTCAACAACATGGCGAAGACTGACTCTCAGGAGGCTCGCATCAAGgagctcagcagcagcctgaaCCTCAAGCAGGGTAACTCTGCTGAGGTCGCCGCTGAGattgagagccttgagaagcagcttcGCCGGATCAAGGACGTCAAGCCCTTCCGATACTCCCACCAGGGTAGCTTGGCCTACATTGGTAGCGagaaggctgttgctgatgttCCTTGGTTCAACGGTAACATTGCCAGTGGTGGCGGCTTGACCTACCTGTTCTGGCGAAGTGCCTACCTCTCCATGTGCTTCAGCA CCCGAAACCGTGTGCTGGTCGCTGTTGACTGGCTCAAGTCCAAGGCCTTCGGCCGTGACGTCTCTCGCGAGTAA